A stretch of the Capsicum annuum cultivar UCD-10X-F1 chromosome 10, UCD10Xv1.1, whole genome shotgun sequence genome encodes the following:
- the LOC107845722 gene encoding E3 ubiquitin-protein ligase RMA1H1-like, which yields MALDLYFQEQIAATVFDERVTPLKKWETVDDEREEDNLSGGFDCNICLDVVCDPVVTFCGHLYCWPCIYKWIKFSSISSEKSHHQQPQCPVCKAEVSQKTLIPLYGRGQATKPSEDDVPSKGMVIPQRPPRPSCRNHTLMATTNSLSSHQPHHQSDVHQPHSAGHMASPVLSLSGTTANVLHPLIGEMVYGNAYPNSYNLAGNTSSRMRRQLLHTDTSLGRIYFFFLCCVLACLLLF from the coding sequence ATGGCCTTAGATCTTTATTTCCAAGAGCAAATAGCAGCGACTGTCTTTGACGAGCGTGTTACTCCTTTGAAGAAATGGGAGACAGTTGATGATGAACGCGAAGAAGACAATCTCTCTGGAGGTTTCGACTGTAACATATGCCTGGATGTTGTGTGTGATCCTGTTGTTACCTTTTGCGGTCACCTCTATTGCTGGCCTTGCATCTATAAGTGGATTAAGTTCTCGAGTATCTCCTCAGAAAAGTCACATCATCAACAGCCACAATGTCCCGTTTGCAAGGCTGAAGTCTCACAGAAAACGTTGATTCCACTCTATGGCCGTGGCCAagctacaaaaccatctgaagaTGATGTTCCAAGTAAAGGCATGGTCATACCACAAAGACCTCCAAGGCCAAGTTGTAGGAATCACACGCTGATGGCAACTACCAATTCACTTTCATCGCATCAACCTCACCATCAAAGTGATGTACATCAGCCACATTCAGCCGGTCACATGGCCTCGCCCGTGCTCAGCCTTAGTGGCACGACAGCGAATGTGTTACACCCCTTAATTGGTGAAATGGTTTATGGAAATGCATATCCAAACTCATATAATCTTGCAGGCAACACTAGTTCGCGGATGAGAAGACAGCTATTACATACTGATACATCACTTGGGAggatatattttttcttcttatgttGTGTATTGGCATGTCTTCTCTTGTTTTGA